In the genome of Drosophila yakuba strain Tai18E2 chromosome 3R, Prin_Dyak_Tai18E2_2.1, whole genome shotgun sequence, one region contains:
- the LOC26535485 gene encoding uncharacterized protein LOC26535485, whose translation MNNPWREIGFVSKQRPKKHVKIIKIKKRIAKSKKVFKQRQNELIQLHLRNRIKLLIIEYLEQRLADMHNKKRIQKTVK comes from the coding sequence ATGAACAATCCATGGCGCGAAATCGGCTTTGTCAGCAAGCAAAGGCCAAAGAAGCATGTGAAAATCATTAAGATCAAGAAACGCATTGCCAAATCGAAGAAGGTCTTCAAGCAAAGGCAAAATGAATTGATACAACTTCATTTGAGAAATCGCATCAAGCTTTTAATTATCGAATATCTCGAGCAAAGATTGGCAGATATGCACAACAAGAAAAGGATTCAGAAAACCGTAAAGTAA
- the LOC6536582 gene encoding uncharacterized protein LOC6536582: MYTCRSLARSLNGCTPHIRQLLTRRPWIPARLLANPAAKDQKVSGPTTIGPSGDILVPPVTLKVIPFRMPPDLPYDDRNMLLGRELSPHLSIYKIQLTSTLSAFLRISGFVLSVFVWIVGIGGLCLQGDMEGFIKKVEQCDCHGMVTMAKVMVVLPFAYHTVAGTRHLIWYLNKFLTIPEIYATGYVSVALSIALAAFLLAVNVGEKVKEEVVDLTKPKKGQKARKEDPKDAKKDPKKDAPKDTKKEPKKEAKDKKKDDEGKPAK, translated from the exons atgtacacTTG TCGCTCCTTGGCTCGAAGTCTGAATGGTTGCACTCCGCACATAAGGCAATTGCTCACCCGAAGACCATGGATCCCGGCTCGTCTTCTGGCTAATCCAGCAGCGAAGGATCAAAAGGTGAGTGGACCCACGACAATTGGACCTAGTGGCGATATCCTGGTCCCACCTGTGACTTTGAAAGTGATACCCTTTCGTATGCCTCCCGACTTGCCCTATGACGATCGAAATATGCTGCTTGGAAGGGAGCTATCGCCACATTTGTCCATCTACAAGATTCAATTGACCTCCACCTTGTCCGCATTTCTACGAATCAGTGGGTTTGTTCTGTCCGTTTTCGTTTGGATCGTGGGAATCGGTGGGCTTTGCTTGCAAGGCGATATGGAaggatttataaaaaaagtCGAACAATGTGACTGCCACGGCATGGTGACAATGGCCAAGGTGATGGTagttttgccatttgcctACCATACAGTCGCCGGCACTCGCCATTTGATCTGGTACTTGAACAAGTTCCTCACAATACCGGAGATCTATGCCACCGGCTATGTGTCTGTGGCTCTATCCATCGCTCTGGCCGCCTTTTTGCTGGCCGTAAATGTGGGCGAGAAGGTTAAGGAGGAGGTTGTGGATCTgacaaaacccaaaaagggCCAGAAGGCTAGGAAAGAAGACCCGAAGGATGCGAAGAAAGATCCGAAGAAGGATGCTCCTAAGGATACCAAAAAAGAGCCCAAGAAGGAGGCAAAGGACAAGAAAAAAGATGACGAAGGCAAGCCTGCTAAGTAA